Proteins encoded together in one Rossellomorea sp. y25 window:
- a CDS encoding MarR family transcriptional regulator has product MEDQFCNCLYFSANHLARMMNKMAEEEFAPIGLSPTYAFLLMTLKDKDGLTQKELSGALNIAPSTSTRFVDKLEMKGLVTRKNKGKLAIIALTDKGYSMQGDISQCWKNLFKRYAEIMGEEQARKLTRDVNEANSILENKK; this is encoded by the coding sequence GTGGAAGATCAATTCTGTAACTGTCTCTATTTTTCTGCCAATCACTTGGCAAGAATGATGAACAAGATGGCGGAGGAAGAGTTTGCGCCGATCGGTTTGTCTCCCACTTATGCATTTTTGTTGATGACCTTAAAGGATAAAGACGGTCTAACACAAAAAGAGCTTAGTGGTGCTTTAAATATCGCTCCTTCAACAAGTACCCGATTTGTTGATAAATTAGAGATGAAGGGACTTGTTACACGAAAGAACAAAGGAAAGTTAGCAATCATTGCCCTGACGGATAAAGGCTATAGCATGCAGGGTGACATTTCTCAGTGCTGGAAGAACCTATTTAAACGCTATGCTGAAATCATGGGGGAGGAACAGGCTCGCAAGCTGACGCGTGATGTGAACGAAGCCAATTCGATATTGGAAAATAAAAAATAA
- a CDS encoding NAD(P)H-dependent oxidoreductase, with product MKTLVLVGHPNLQESRMNKAWSERLEKEENVIVHDLYKEYPNMNFDVKREQNLLLEHDRIVFQFPFFWYSTPAILKEWQDKVLEYGWAYGAEGTKLHGKEFLVVTSTGGPGGAYRSGGFNHYSMSELLKPLQATANLTGMTFLPAYVEHGVRMMSDDEVVASAEKVAAHVVNPELRFGR from the coding sequence ATGAAAACACTAGTGTTAGTAGGACATCCAAATTTACAAGAATCAAGAATGAACAAAGCTTGGTCAGAACGTTTGGAAAAAGAAGAGAACGTTATTGTACATGATTTATATAAAGAATATCCGAACATGAATTTTGATGTTAAGAGAGAACAAAATCTTTTATTAGAACATGACCGAATCGTCTTCCAATTTCCATTCTTCTGGTACAGCACACCGGCGATTTTAAAAGAATGGCAGGATAAGGTGTTAGAATATGGATGGGCTTATGGAGCAGAGGGGACGAAGCTTCACGGAAAAGAATTCTTAGTCGTGACTTCAACCGGTGGTCCGGGTGGAGCTTACCGATCAGGAGGCTTTAATCACTACTCCATGAGTGAACTGCTGAAACCACTGCAGGCTACTGCTAATTTAACGGGAATGACATTCTTGCCTGCTTATGTAGAGCATGGGGTTCGAATGATGAGTGACGATGAAGTGGTTGCGTCTGCTGAAAAAGTGGCAGCGCATGTGGTGAATCCTGAGCTGAGGTTTGGGCGATAG
- the proC gene encoding pyrroline-5-carboxylate reductase — MNKTIGFIGCGNMAQAIMGGILKSGLVENHSVKASARTQETQEKVAEEFGVGVISDNKSVAAFSDIVFLAVKPDQYRNIVESIKDSLKKDAIIITIAAGITIDWMESQLSKSVKIVRTMPNTPSLVGEGMTAYCVNGELTDADLEDVKAILDSFGKSEMVEESLMDAIPAVSGSSPAYVFMFIEALADGAVLQGVPRKQAYQLAAQAVLGAAKMVLETGTHPGELKDAVCSPGGATIEAVSALEKNNFKGAILTAMDACSRKSKSLGE, encoded by the coding sequence ATGAATAAAACCATTGGATTTATAGGGTGCGGAAATATGGCACAAGCGATCATGGGGGGGATATTGAAGTCCGGTTTAGTAGAGAATCATTCGGTTAAAGCCAGCGCCAGAACACAAGAGACGCAGGAAAAAGTAGCAGAGGAATTTGGAGTGGGGGTTATTAGTGATAATAAGAGCGTAGCAGCTTTTTCAGACATAGTGTTTTTAGCAGTGAAACCAGATCAATATCGGAACATTGTTGAATCAATAAAGGATTCTCTGAAAAAGGACGCCATCATCATTACCATTGCTGCAGGAATCACGATTGATTGGATGGAGAGTCAGCTTTCTAAGTCTGTTAAAATTGTCCGAACCATGCCAAATACACCGTCTCTTGTAGGTGAAGGTATGACAGCGTACTGTGTAAATGGCGAATTAACCGACGCTGATCTTGAAGATGTGAAAGCGATCTTAGATAGCTTCGGAAAGTCTGAAATGGTAGAGGAAAGCTTGATGGATGCCATTCCGGCTGTGAGCGGATCATCTCCTGCATATGTATTTATGTTCATAGAAGCACTGGCCGATGGAGCGGTTCTGCAAGGCGTTCCAAGAAAACAAGCCTATCAGCTGGCAGCACAGGCTGTACTTGGAGCGGCGAAGATGGTCCTTGAAACAGGCACTCATCCGGGGGAATTGAAGGATGCCGTATGTTCACCGGGCGGAGCAACGATTGAAGCTGTGTCAGCCCTGGAGAAAAATAATTTTAAAGGAGCCATCTTAACAGCAATGGACGCATGCAGCCGTAAATCGAAATCCCTGGGTGAGTAG